One region of Micromonospora ureilytica genomic DNA includes:
- a CDS encoding helix-turn-helix domain-containing protein, which yields MTQPLADGWLLIAPDDACRLAQLVRAGALTFRHRRNLTTGEGALLMAVEQAAYAARSSAMGTAAVSVPPAPAPSTVTSGAAAQALRVSDSYIRRLCRTGALEAQRSGTEWHIDPDSLAAYALTRGETA from the coding sequence ATGACCCAACCCCTCGCCGACGGGTGGCTGCTCATCGCCCCCGACGACGCCTGCCGGCTCGCGCAGCTGGTGCGGGCTGGTGCGCTGACGTTCCGCCACCGCCGGAACCTCACCACCGGCGAGGGTGCGCTGCTCATGGCCGTCGAGCAGGCCGCCTACGCGGCCCGGAGTTCCGCCATGGGAACCGCGGCTGTCTCGGTGCCGCCTGCTCCGGCACCGTCAACGGTGACGTCAGGCGCCGCAGCTCAGGCGCTGCGGGTCAGCGACAGCTACATCCGCCGGCTCTGCCGCACAGGGGCTCTGGAAGCCCAGCGCAGCGGAACTGAATGGCACATCGACCCCGACAGCCTGGCCGCGTACGCACTCACGAGAGGCGAGACAGCATGA
- a CDS encoding bifunctional DNA primase/polymerase, translating to MTQTQNGRPEANGTAGEQVGETNPEVTVLDAAQYMATRGAYVFPLDHPALPQCAGVPTKGHDPTTCAERGKHPTGRWSIEATNKLADIVAMFAGTTRNYGIDCRASQLLVIDEDVLGLFTDYAAQHGHTIPHTFIVRSGRPGGGRHFYFRVPREHPFTNSTGNLPKGVDVRGKGGYVVGPGSLHASGQVYLPEDWAAPFADLPDWLAETLTPPARQHTEVVDGEPLNRPLTPRVAELLDADPGDRSEQFYRLARELMEAGFTQGQAVTVLTPWCDQHDKYVGRVAVEVARCWSKPSSAPPPSRVLAVEGDQAAERPALDVGNPAIMADWLRYNVGTGLLAGMFTRGPDIVHTPREGENGYVPLDDNPDNNDGPAQVRVASYDYISARVQYTFNCFKLVKQGKAPDVTYVPTPALFPTAAARTATNAVDMLPNLRRLRGVIHTPVFRPDGSLLDVPGYDLATKLLYLPEPGLALPAVSERPSPREVKAAVALLDELLAGFPFVSPHHRANYIGGLVTPLLRTLTPPPYKLLAIGAHQRGSGKTKLAKVAQIIHGGVFRSEMPEDEAELRKQVTSVLSHTTGPVVVFDNVSGVLRSSTMAGLLTSDQWGDRPLGATAWVGVPNDRLWVITGNNLNLGGDIPRRTISADIDPGVPRPELRTGFAIGDPEVWARMHRPQLLHALLTVVQAWVVAGMPLPPERASDGYARWTRAVEGILTFAEVGGIFDHASTQVEVGGDDDEWADFLAAAYRVKGDRMWTAKELLTEVNAGTFATDQRPIQLDALPGELADKAARSGNGPVGITRSLGKWLQNRDGRWAGSLTVRAAGKDRDGTKKWRIQAAPGHTATPSAGDAGDAGSNPAHLAHVKSDDLDFDYGDRPKHPPHPPHPPHLPLAGLPAGVERADPNYCLRCQQTYANPAVWADCDRCGTRTHVRGRGGHGPTCQTCLSERNAA from the coding sequence ATGACCCAGACGCAGAACGGCCGCCCCGAGGCGAACGGGACGGCCGGTGAGCAGGTCGGCGAGACCAATCCCGAGGTTACCGTGCTGGACGCCGCTCAGTACATGGCCACACGGGGTGCCTACGTCTTCCCGCTCGACCACCCCGCACTGCCACAGTGCGCCGGCGTGCCGACCAAGGGCCACGACCCGACGACGTGCGCCGAGCGCGGCAAGCACCCGACCGGGCGGTGGTCGATCGAGGCCACCAACAAGCTCGCCGACATCGTCGCCATGTTCGCCGGCACGACCAGGAACTACGGCATCGACTGCCGCGCCTCGCAGCTGCTCGTCATCGACGAGGACGTGCTCGGGCTGTTCACGGACTACGCCGCGCAGCACGGCCACACCATCCCGCACACCTTCATCGTCCGGAGCGGGCGACCGGGCGGCGGCAGGCACTTCTACTTCCGCGTTCCCCGAGAGCACCCGTTCACGAACTCGACGGGCAACCTGCCCAAGGGCGTAGACGTGCGCGGCAAGGGCGGGTACGTCGTCGGGCCGGGCAGTCTCCACGCCTCGGGCCAGGTGTATCTGCCGGAGGACTGGGCGGCCCCGTTCGCCGACCTGCCCGACTGGCTCGCCGAGACCCTGACGCCGCCGGCACGCCAGCACACCGAGGTGGTCGACGGCGAACCGCTCAACCGGCCGCTGACGCCGCGCGTCGCCGAGCTGCTGGACGCCGACCCGGGTGATCGGTCGGAGCAGTTCTACCGACTCGCCCGTGAGCTGATGGAGGCCGGGTTCACCCAGGGCCAGGCCGTCACCGTGCTCACGCCCTGGTGCGACCAGCACGACAAGTACGTCGGCCGGGTGGCCGTCGAGGTCGCCCGGTGCTGGAGCAAGCCCAGCAGCGCGCCGCCCCCGTCTCGGGTCCTGGCCGTCGAGGGCGACCAGGCGGCCGAGCGGCCGGCGCTCGACGTGGGCAACCCGGCGATCATGGCGGACTGGCTGCGCTACAACGTCGGCACCGGGCTGCTGGCCGGCATGTTCACCCGGGGCCCGGACATCGTCCACACCCCCCGGGAGGGCGAGAACGGGTATGTCCCGCTCGACGACAACCCCGACAACAACGACGGGCCGGCTCAGGTCCGAGTGGCGTCGTACGACTACATCTCGGCCCGGGTGCAGTACACCTTCAACTGCTTCAAGCTGGTCAAGCAGGGCAAGGCACCCGACGTCACGTACGTGCCGACGCCGGCCCTGTTCCCCACCGCGGCGGCCCGTACTGCGACCAACGCCGTCGACATGCTGCCCAACCTCCGGCGCCTGCGCGGCGTGATCCACACGCCGGTTTTCCGCCCGGACGGGAGCCTGCTCGACGTCCCCGGGTACGACCTGGCCACGAAGCTGCTCTACCTGCCCGAGCCGGGCCTCGCGCTGCCGGCCGTGTCCGAGCGGCCCAGCCCGCGCGAGGTGAAGGCAGCCGTGGCGCTGCTCGACGAGCTGCTGGCCGGCTTCCCGTTCGTCAGCCCGCACCACCGGGCCAACTACATCGGCGGCCTGGTCACACCGCTGCTGCGGACCCTGACGCCGCCGCCGTACAAGCTGCTGGCCATCGGCGCCCACCAGCGCGGGTCGGGCAAGACGAAGCTGGCGAAGGTCGCCCAGATCATCCACGGCGGGGTGTTCCGCTCCGAGATGCCCGAGGACGAGGCCGAACTCCGCAAGCAGGTCACGTCGGTGCTGTCCCACACCACGGGGCCGGTGGTGGTGTTCGACAACGTCTCCGGGGTGCTCCGGTCGTCGACCATGGCGGGCCTGCTCACCTCCGACCAGTGGGGCGACCGGCCGCTCGGCGCGACGGCTTGGGTTGGCGTGCCCAACGATCGGCTGTGGGTCATCACGGGCAACAACCTCAACCTGGGTGGGGACATCCCGCGCCGGACCATCAGCGCGGACATCGACCCGGGCGTGCCCCGTCCGGAGCTGCGGACCGGCTTCGCCATCGGCGACCCGGAGGTCTGGGCGCGGATGCACCGGCCGCAGCTGCTGCACGCCCTGCTGACCGTCGTTCAGGCGTGGGTGGTCGCAGGCATGCCGCTGCCGCCGGAGCGGGCCAGCGATGGCTACGCCAGGTGGACGCGAGCTGTCGAGGGCATCCTGACCTTCGCCGAGGTCGGCGGGATCTTCGACCACGCTTCCACACAGGTCGAGGTGGGCGGCGACGACGACGAGTGGGCCGACTTCCTGGCTGCCGCCTACCGGGTCAAGGGCGACCGCATGTGGACGGCCAAGGAGCTGCTGACCGAGGTCAACGCGGGCACCTTCGCCACCGACCAACGCCCGATCCAGCTCGACGCGCTGCCCGGCGAGCTGGCTGACAAGGCGGCACGGTCGGGCAACGGCCCGGTGGGCATCACGCGTTCGCTCGGCAAGTGGTTGCAGAACCGCGACGGGCGTTGGGCGGGCTCGCTCACGGTCCGGGCGGCAGGCAAGGACCGTGACGGCACCAAGAAGTGGCGAATCCAGGCGGCACCGGGACATACGGCGACACCTTCTGCGGGGGATGCGGGGGATGCGGGGAGTAATCCAGCCCATCTCGCGCATGTGAAATCGGATGATCTTGATTTTGATTACGGGGACCGGCCGAAACATCCCCCGCATCCCCCGCATCCCCCGCACCTCCCTCTCGCGGGCCTGCCGGCGGGTGTGGAGAGAGCGGACCCGAACTACTGCCTGCGGTGCCAGCAGACCTACGCCAATCCGGCGGTGTGGGCTGACTGCGACCGGTGCGGCACCCGAACCCACGTACGCGGTCGCGGCGGCCACGGGCCGACCTGTCAGACCTGCCTCAGCGAAAGGAACGCAGCATGA
- a CDS encoding helix-turn-helix domain-containing protein: MSDPLLLTVEESAKKARISRAKMFQLLKAGEIESVKIGRSRRIPTEALGAYVDRLRTEQRKAVA; this comes from the coding sequence ATGTCAGACCCCCTGCTGCTCACCGTCGAGGAGAGCGCGAAGAAGGCCCGGATCAGCCGAGCCAAGATGTTCCAACTGCTCAAGGCTGGCGAGATCGAATCGGTCAAGATCGGACGCTCGCGCCGGATCCCCACCGAGGCGTTGGGTGCGTACGTCGACCGGCTGCGGACCGAGCAGCGCAAGGCGGTCGCCTGA
- a CDS encoding tyrosine-type recombinase/integrase: MTSGRKANGRSSIFKGSDGRWHGYVTMGVKDNGRIDRRHVQAGTEKAVTAKVRELEQKREAGGVTAAGKPPTVGEWLTYWLDNIAARKVRESTLQGYRSKVDAHLLPGIGAHRLDRLLPEHVEKFYAACAVKKPKPLAPATVLQLHRILSRSLKVAHQRGRVTRNVCELVDSPSVSREEVQPLTAADARAILAAAAGRRNAARWSVALALGLRQGEALGLLWDAVDLDAGQIRVRWQLQRLTGRGLVLVEPKSRASRRTIAVPDQLVDALRAHRAEQDAERALARDLWDDQVPTLDGKVLRGLVFPQPTGRPIDPRADWAQWKQLSKDAGVRESRLHDARHTAASVLLAQGVPARVVMELLGHSQIGLTLGTYSHVAPELSRAAAEGIGGALWN, from the coding sequence GTGACCAGCGGGCGGAAGGCGAACGGCCGTAGCTCGATCTTCAAGGGGTCGGATGGGCGTTGGCACGGCTACGTGACCATGGGCGTCAAGGACAACGGCCGCATCGACCGGCGCCACGTTCAGGCCGGCACCGAGAAGGCCGTGACAGCCAAGGTCCGCGAGCTGGAGCAGAAGCGCGAGGCCGGCGGCGTCACCGCCGCCGGGAAGCCGCCCACGGTGGGGGAGTGGCTGACGTACTGGCTGGACAACATCGCGGCCCGGAAGGTGCGGGAGTCCACGTTGCAGGGCTACCGCTCGAAGGTGGACGCGCACCTACTGCCGGGCATCGGCGCGCACCGGCTCGATCGGCTGCTGCCGGAGCACGTCGAGAAGTTCTACGCCGCGTGCGCCGTCAAGAAGCCGAAGCCGCTCGCCCCCGCCACGGTGCTGCAACTGCACCGGATCCTGTCTCGGTCGTTGAAGGTGGCGCACCAGCGCGGCCGGGTGACCCGCAACGTCTGTGAGCTGGTCGACTCGCCCAGCGTCAGCCGCGAAGAGGTGCAGCCGCTCACCGCAGCGGATGCGCGCGCCATCCTCGCGGCGGCGGCCGGGCGACGGAACGCGGCACGCTGGTCCGTCGCGCTGGCCCTCGGGCTGCGCCAGGGCGAGGCACTGGGGCTGTTGTGGGACGCCGTCGACCTCGACGCCGGACAGATCCGCGTGCGGTGGCAGCTGCAACGGCTCACCGGCCGTGGGCTGGTGCTGGTCGAGCCGAAGTCGCGGGCGAGCCGGCGCACCATCGCTGTGCCGGACCAGTTGGTCGACGCGCTCCGAGCGCACCGGGCAGAGCAGGATGCCGAGCGCGCGCTGGCCCGCGACCTGTGGGACGACCAGGTGCCGACGCTCGACGGCAAGGTGCTGCGCGGGTTGGTGTTCCCGCAGCCGACTGGGCGCCCGATCGACCCTCGGGCCGACTGGGCACAGTGGAAGCAGCTCAGCAAAGACGCAGGGGTGCGGGAATCCCGTCTTCACGACGCCCGACACACTGCGGCCTCGGTACTGCTCGCTCAGGGCGTGCCCGCCCGCGTGGTGATGGAGCTGCTTGGGCACAGCCAGATCGGGCTCACGCTGGGTACTTACTCGCACGTCGCGCCCGAGCTTTCGAGGGCGGCGGCCGAGGGCATCGGAGGTGCCCTGTGGAACTAA
- a CDS encoding alpha/beta hydrolase — translation MEPDVLGPPYERQTIDLGTDDEGPVVATLVRRRAERPTGRAVLYVHGFVDYFFQTHLADFFAERGWDFYALDLRKYGRSLLPSQTPNFCRDISDYFPELDAAAEIIRKDDGHDTLLAMGHSTGGLIISLWADARRDTGTIDGLVLNSPFFDLNAPWAVRRPLAAAVSRLGRRAPHRILPFGLGTVYGESIHSDHRGEWTYDLAWKPLAGFPVRAGWLNAIRTGQRQLRAGLDIQVPVLLACSTRSFRGTKWHDNATLADAVLDVEHMVRYAPRLGRHVTLARFDGGLHDLTLSGPAVRKKVFDEVGRWAEAFLAAGPTAPADAARLDASLADAAPTDAGRADAAQTNAQTADAAGATTPGG, via the coding sequence GTGGAACCGGACGTGTTGGGGCCGCCGTACGAGCGGCAGACGATCGACCTGGGCACCGACGACGAAGGCCCCGTTGTCGCGACACTGGTCCGGCGGCGGGCCGAGCGCCCCACCGGGCGGGCCGTGCTCTACGTACACGGCTTCGTCGACTACTTCTTCCAGACGCACCTGGCCGACTTCTTCGCCGAGCGAGGCTGGGACTTCTACGCGCTCGACCTGCGCAAGTACGGTCGCAGTCTGCTCCCGTCCCAGACCCCGAACTTCTGCCGCGACATCAGCGACTACTTCCCCGAGCTGGACGCCGCCGCTGAGATCATCCGCAAGGACGACGGGCACGACACCCTGCTGGCGATGGGCCACTCCACCGGCGGCCTGATCATCTCGCTCTGGGCGGACGCCCGCCGCGACACCGGCACCATCGACGGCCTGGTGCTCAACAGCCCCTTCTTCGACCTGAACGCCCCCTGGGCGGTCCGTCGACCCCTCGCGGCCGCCGTGTCCCGGCTGGGCCGCAGGGCGCCGCACCGCATCCTCCCGTTCGGGCTGGGCACGGTGTACGGCGAGAGCATCCACTCCGACCACCGCGGCGAGTGGACCTACGACCTGGCGTGGAAGCCGCTGGCCGGGTTCCCGGTCCGGGCCGGCTGGCTGAACGCGATCCGCACCGGGCAACGCCAGCTCCGCGCCGGGCTGGACATCCAGGTGCCGGTGCTGCTGGCCTGCTCGACCCGCTCCTTCCGGGGCACCAAGTGGCACGACAACGCGACCCTGGCCGACGCCGTACTAGACGTCGAACACATGGTCCGCTACGCGCCCCGCCTCGGTCGCCACGTCACCCTGGCCCGCTTCGACGGCGGGCTGCACGACCTCACCCTCTCCGGCCCCGCCGTACGGAAGAAGGTCTTCGACGAGGTGGGCCGCTGGGCCGAGGCGTTCCTCGCCGCCGGCCCCACCGCCCCGGCCGACGCCGCACGCTTAGACGCGTCCCTAGCGGATGCCGCGCCGACCGACGCCGGCCGAGCTGACGCCGCGCAGACCAACGCGCAGACGGCCGACGCGGCGGGGGCGACGACGCCCGGCGGCTGA
- a CDS encoding HPF/RaiA family ribosome-associated protein, with product MSAVANPATVAECLRVGAGFSQGDRNWIAEQFATLDARLASFHADATELEVSVKDREARGQKVTLECWIAGRQKIVTTSAEEDLHAALNDVRDDLRRRLNDAKTRQEPRHNKHLRDVPQPQAEVDESENTAPRADAETA from the coding sequence ATGAGCGCCGTGGCGAACCCGGCCACCGTGGCTGAGTGCCTGCGGGTGGGCGCCGGGTTCTCGCAGGGCGACCGCAACTGGATCGCCGAGCAGTTCGCCACCCTCGACGCCCGGCTCGCCAGCTTCCACGCTGACGCCACCGAGCTGGAGGTGTCGGTCAAGGACCGGGAGGCGCGCGGGCAGAAGGTCACCCTGGAGTGCTGGATCGCCGGCCGGCAGAAGATCGTCACCACCTCCGCGGAGGAGGACCTGCACGCCGCCCTGAACGACGTCCGTGACGACCTGCGGCGTCGGCTCAACGACGCCAAGACCCGCCAGGAGCCCCGGCACAACAAGCACCTGCGCGACGTCCCCCAGCCGCAGGCTGAGGTCGACGAGTCCGAGAACACGGCCCCCCGCGCCGACGCGGAAACCGCCTGA
- a CDS encoding single-stranded DNA-binding protein: protein MFDTYVTIVGNVLTTPEWRRTTQSNTLVANFKVASTARRLDRDSGRWVDGNSLRVRVNCWRKLAEGVAASVMIGDPVVVCGRLYTRDWTDDAGNHRTLYELEAVAVGHDLSRGRARFLRNRPSMTTSTVEDAEAESRVHGEPTEPVPAGQAPVLPDDRQLDDDFELPDYAELRTSPFGNLPSDDDSSPSDGVPLSGGTSPVGGVSSGLDDELAPPPGEDDDNADADLDIELGPVPDEGQPEPAQPGRGRRGRGRIPQPA, encoded by the coding sequence ATGTTCGACACTTACGTGACAATCGTCGGCAATGTGCTGACCACGCCAGAATGGCGACGTACGACCCAGAGCAACACCTTGGTGGCCAACTTCAAGGTCGCCTCCACCGCCCGCCGACTCGATCGGGACAGCGGTCGGTGGGTCGACGGAAATTCGCTCCGCGTCCGCGTCAACTGCTGGCGCAAGCTCGCCGAGGGAGTGGCGGCCTCCGTCATGATCGGCGACCCGGTGGTGGTCTGCGGACGGCTCTACACCCGCGACTGGACCGACGACGCCGGTAACCACCGCACGCTCTACGAACTGGAGGCGGTCGCCGTCGGCCACGACCTGTCCCGAGGTCGAGCCCGGTTCCTGCGCAACCGGCCGAGCATGACAACCAGCACGGTGGAGGACGCGGAGGCCGAAAGCCGGGTGCACGGCGAGCCCACCGAGCCGGTGCCCGCTGGGCAGGCGCCCGTGCTGCCCGACGACCGTCAGCTGGACGACGACTTCGAGCTGCCCGACTACGCCGAGCTGCGAACCAGCCCGTTCGGCAACCTCCCGTCGGACGACGACAGCTCCCCGAGCGACGGGGTCCCCCTGAGTGGGGGAACCTCCCCGGTCGGTGGGGTCTCCTCGGGCCTCGACGACGAGCTGGCCCCTCCGCCCGGGGAGGACGACGACAACGCCGACGCTGACCTGGACATCGAGTTGGGGCCGGTGCCCGACGAGGGGCAGCCGGAGCCGGCGCAGCCCGGTCGAGGGCGGCGTGGCCGGGGCCGGATCCCGCAGCCAGCCTGA
- a CDS encoding cobalamin biosynthesis protein encodes MANAVGLLAGYALDRLLGDPRRWHPVAGFGQAAGALERRLYRPDRAAGTAFTALAVGGPVLLGAVAAAATRHRPVTRAVLVAAGTWSVLGGRTLRHEATVMGRTLRDGDLPAARRRLGHLCGRDPSTLDESELARATVESVAENTSDAVVAPLLWGAVAGLPGLLGYRAANTLDAMVGHRSARYARFGTPAARLDDALNLVPSRLTGLLTIAVAPVAHGDRQRAWQVWRRDRNDHPSPNAGQCEAAMAGALGVRLGGRNVYFGRSEVRPFLGDGPRPEARHLKRAARISGAVGLAAVGLAAAYPVTLGRLVGAVSRHALVGVRQVSGR; translated from the coding sequence ATGGCGAACGCGGTGGGGCTGCTGGCCGGGTACGCGCTGGACAGGCTGCTCGGCGACCCCCGCCGGTGGCACCCGGTGGCCGGCTTCGGGCAGGCCGCAGGCGCGCTGGAGCGCCGCCTCTACCGCCCGGACCGAGCGGCGGGTACGGCATTCACCGCCCTGGCCGTCGGAGGGCCGGTATTGCTCGGGGCGGTCGCCGCGGCGGCCACCCGGCACCGGCCGGTGACCCGGGCGGTGCTCGTGGCGGCCGGCACGTGGAGCGTGCTGGGCGGCCGCACGCTACGGCACGAGGCGACAGTCATGGGTCGGACGCTGCGCGACGGCGACCTGCCCGCTGCCCGGCGACGGCTCGGTCACCTCTGCGGGCGGGACCCGTCGACGCTTGACGAGTCGGAGCTGGCCCGTGCCACAGTCGAGTCGGTCGCGGAGAACACCTCCGATGCGGTCGTCGCTCCGCTGCTCTGGGGTGCGGTCGCCGGCCTGCCCGGGCTGCTGGGCTACCGCGCGGCCAACACCCTCGACGCGATGGTCGGGCACCGGTCGGCGCGCTACGCGCGGTTCGGTACCCCGGCCGCTCGGCTGGACGACGCGCTCAACCTCGTGCCGTCCCGGCTGACCGGTCTGCTCACCATCGCCGTCGCGCCGGTCGCGCACGGGGACCGCCAGCGTGCCTGGCAGGTGTGGCGGCGGGACCGCAACGACCACCCGAGCCCCAACGCCGGTCAGTGCGAGGCGGCGATGGCCGGTGCGCTCGGGGTCCGTCTCGGTGGGCGCAACGTCTACTTCGGGCGCTCCGAGGTCCGGCCGTTCCTCGGCGACGGTCCCCGTCCCGAGGCGCGGCACCTGAAGCGGGCCGCCCGGATCTCCGGCGCGGTCGGGCTGGCCGCCGTCGGGCTGGCCGCCGCGTATCCGGTGACCCTTGGCCGCTTGGTCGGTGCCGTGAGCAGGCACGCACTGGTCGGGGTGCGGCAGGTGAGCGGGCGGTGA
- a CDS encoding cobyric acid synthase codes for MSGGLLVAGTTSDAGKSVLTAGICRWLHRQGVRVAPYKAQNMSNNSAVVVGPDGRGGEIGRAQAMQAAACGLAPDLRFNPVLLKPGSDLASQVVLLGEAVDTITAGTFRQLRPRLAETAYGALAELRETYDVVICEGAGSPAEINLRAGDYVNMGLARHANLPTIVVGDIDRGGVFASMFGTVALLDPADQALIAGFVINKFRGDLGLLQPGLDMLRQVTGRPTYGVLPWALDLWLDAEDSLAYGRVLGRPAAPHGSEWLDVAVVRLPRISNATDVEALATEPGVRVRLTIEPAELAAADLVVLPGSKSTVADLGWLRETGLADAVATHVAAGKPLLGLCGGFQMLGRAIHDPVESRQGSVPGLGLLPIDITFDPRKTVRQSVGTGHGGLPVRGYEIHHGYVSHADPGLTPLLTSDDGVGEGAVLGAVHGTHWHGAFESDGFRRWFLTEAARLAGRSGFRVAPDTSFAAARERSLDLLGDLVEEHLDTDALWRLIEAGPPAGLPFIPPGPPPS; via the coding sequence GTGAGCGGCGGGCTTCTGGTGGCCGGCACGACATCCGATGCTGGCAAGAGCGTGCTCACCGCCGGCATCTGCCGCTGGTTGCATCGGCAGGGCGTGAGGGTGGCGCCGTACAAGGCGCAGAACATGTCGAACAACTCGGCGGTGGTCGTCGGGCCGGACGGGCGTGGCGGCGAGATCGGACGCGCCCAGGCCATGCAGGCCGCGGCGTGCGGGCTCGCACCCGACCTGCGGTTCAACCCGGTGCTGCTGAAGCCGGGCAGCGACCTGGCCAGTCAGGTCGTGCTGCTGGGCGAGGCGGTAGACACGATCACCGCCGGCACCTTCCGGCAGCTACGTCCCCGGCTCGCCGAGACCGCGTACGGCGCACTGGCCGAGCTGCGCGAGACGTACGACGTGGTGATCTGCGAGGGCGCCGGCAGCCCCGCGGAGATCAACCTGCGGGCCGGCGACTACGTCAACATGGGGCTGGCCCGGCACGCCAACCTGCCCACCATCGTCGTCGGCGACATCGACCGGGGCGGTGTCTTCGCCTCGATGTTCGGCACCGTGGCACTGCTCGACCCGGCCGACCAGGCGCTGATCGCCGGCTTCGTGATCAACAAGTTCCGGGGCGACCTCGGGCTGCTCCAACCAGGTCTGGACATGCTGCGTCAGGTCACCGGCCGCCCCACGTACGGGGTGCTGCCCTGGGCACTGGACCTGTGGCTCGACGCGGAGGACTCACTCGCCTACGGCCGGGTGCTCGGCCGACCCGCCGCCCCGCACGGCAGCGAATGGCTGGACGTGGCCGTCGTCCGCCTGCCCCGGATCAGCAACGCCACCGACGTGGAGGCGCTCGCCACCGAGCCGGGCGTCCGGGTACGCCTCACCATCGAGCCGGCCGAGCTGGCCGCCGCCGACCTGGTCGTCCTGCCCGGCTCCAAGTCCACCGTCGCGGACCTCGGGTGGCTGCGCGAAACGGGCCTCGCCGACGCGGTGGCCACCCACGTGGCGGCCGGCAAACCCCTGCTTGGCCTCTGCGGCGGTTTCCAGATGCTGGGCCGCGCCATCCACGACCCTGTGGAGAGTCGGCAGGGCAGCGTGCCGGGGCTCGGTCTGCTGCCCATCGACATCACCTTCGATCCGCGCAAAACCGTCCGGCAGTCGGTGGGCACCGGCCACGGCGGCCTCCCGGTGCGCGGCTACGAGATCCACCATGGGTACGTGTCACACGCCGACCCCGGCCTGACCCCGCTGCTGACCAGCGACGACGGTGTCGGAGAGGGAGCCGTGCTCGGCGCGGTGCACGGCACGCACTGGCACGGGGCGTTCGAGTCCGACGGGTTCCGCAGGTGGTTCCTCACCGAGGCGGCTCGCCTGGCCGGCCGCAGCGGGTTCCGGGTCGCACCGGACACCAGCTTCGCCGCCGCCCGGGAACGCTCACTCGACCTGCTCGGCGACCTGGTCGAGGAACACCTGGACACCGATGCCCTCTGGCGTCTCATCGAAGCCGGCCCACCCGCGGGCCTCCCCTTCATCCCACCCGGCCCGCCACCCTCCTGA
- a CDS encoding rhodanese-like domain-containing protein yields MSPGIDALLEQARAGLHRLTPQQTVEAVRGGALLVDTRTELQRREQGDLPGAVVIDRTVLEWRLDPASAWRIPEATGYDREIVLACRQGYSSSLAAASLQTLGLRRATDMIGGVDAWLAAGLPTSDRPADIRP; encoded by the coding sequence ATGAGCCCCGGTATAGACGCCCTACTCGAACAGGCCCGCGCCGGGCTGCACCGACTGACTCCGCAGCAGACCGTAGAGGCGGTCCGCGGCGGCGCGTTGCTGGTCGACACCCGTACCGAACTACAGCGTCGAGAACAGGGCGACCTGCCGGGCGCGGTCGTCATCGACCGGACCGTACTGGAGTGGCGCCTCGATCCGGCCAGCGCCTGGCGGATCCCGGAAGCCACCGGGTACGACCGGGAGATCGTGCTGGCGTGCCGGCAGGGCTACAGCTCCAGCCTCGCCGCCGCCAGCCTGCAGACCCTCGGGCTGCGCCGGGCCACCGACATGATCGGTGGCGTGGACGCCTGGCTCGCCGCCGGCCTGCCCACATCCGACCGCCCCGCCGACATCCGCCCCTGA
- a CDS encoding uridine kinase family protein, with the protein MPIRWHARRGTGRPSPVAAPIPPDVMVTGQGGQPDVSAWPTLTCPAAVAAYFGHAPREAELNPGTGGSTVAVVEAYAELARRVLAGPARLGRTRLVAVDGPSGAGKSRFAAQLADALAGPLGGRPPVVHTDDLLDGWDDQVTFWPRLDEWVLAPLRNGEPGAYRRYSWVRQCFLPRPVPVPVAPVLVVEGVSAARAVVRPELTLAVFVTAPASLRLARAVARDGPEILPELRRWHEGERAHFTVDETANHADLLVDGAPTLPHDADRYYVRLC; encoded by the coding sequence ATGCCGATTCGGTGGCACGCCCGGCGGGGAACGGGCCGCCCGTCACCCGTCGCCGCACCAATTCCCCCGGACGTGATGGTGACCGGCCAGGGCGGTCAGCCGGACGTGTCGGCGTGGCCCACCCTGACCTGCCCGGCAGCGGTGGCGGCATACTTCGGCCATGCACCACGCGAGGCTGAGCTGAACCCGGGAACTGGCGGGTCGACCGTCGCGGTTGTCGAGGCGTACGCCGAATTGGCTCGTCGGGTGCTCGCGGGCCCGGCGCGGTTGGGGCGGACCCGGCTCGTCGCTGTCGACGGGCCGAGCGGCGCGGGTAAGAGCCGGTTCGCCGCGCAGCTCGCGGATGCCCTGGCGGGGCCGCTCGGCGGCCGACCGCCGGTGGTGCACACCGACGACCTGCTCGACGGGTGGGACGACCAGGTCACCTTCTGGCCCCGGCTCGACGAGTGGGTGCTCGCCCCGCTGCGCAACGGGGAGCCGGGCGCCTACCGGCGGTACAGCTGGGTCCGGCAGTGCTTTCTGCCCCGGCCGGTTCCGGTTCCGGTGGCTCCGGTGCTGGTGGTCGAGGGGGTCAGCGCCGCCCGTGCGGTCGTCCGGCCGGAGCTGACGCTTGCCGTGTTCGTCACCGCGCCCGCGTCGCTGCGGCTGGCCCGCGCGGTCGCCCGGGACGGGCCGGAGATCCTGCCCGAGCTGCGGCGCTGGCACGAGGGGGAGAGGGCGCACTTCACCGTCGACGAGACCGCGAACCACGCCGACCTGTTGGTGGACGGCGCGCCGACGCTGCCACACGACGCGGACCGGTACTACGTGCGGCTGTGCTGA